In Longimicrobiaceae bacterium, the DNA window GCGACCGCAAGGTCGTGGAGCCCGGCCTCCGCGCCCTCCACCTCGCCCCCGTCGTGGTCGTCGACGAGAACGGCAACCCCGTCGAAAGCTGACGCTCCGACGCACATCGTCCGCCCCTGCTTCGGCGCGCATCACCCGTCCGGCATGCACGAAACCTCTCCCTCCCCCAGGTAGTTCTGGGGGAGGGGCAGGGGAGGGGGCCCGCCTCCGCCGCCTCCAATCTCCAGCACACGACGACACGACGAAGGGCCCGGCGCATCCCGCGCCGGGCCCTTCGTCTCATCCGCCGATTTTCTGCGCCTCAGCCGGGGCCGTTCAGGATCTGCGGAAGCAGGTCGCAATCGTCGCCGCGCTCCACGAAGTAGTCCACGCGCAGGTTGCCGCGGGGCTCCCACTCGCCGGGCTTGTCGTTGTCCTCCAGGTTGAGCACCACGAAGTTGCGCTGGGCCAGTATCACGTCTCGCGAGCCGTTGATGCGCACCAGCCGCCCCACGATGTCCGGTGTGCCCAGTTCGATCTCGCCGCCCGTGGCGAGCTTCATCAGCTTGAGCGTGATGCCGGACGGCGGCGGCGTCCCGATACCCGAAGACGTGACCTGGAAGATCCGTGGCGGCACCTGGCCGCCGCCGAGGTGTGCGGGGAGCTTGGAACGGATCTCGGCCAGCGCCGCCACGTGCACGTCGCCACCCAGCACCGTGACCTGAAGGCCTGGGTTGGCAGCCTGGACCCCGAACAGCCACTTGACGAGCCTCTGGCACTCGTTGCGGTTGTTGCTCGCCACCCACGAGTCGCGCAGGTCGTCTTCGATCTCCTCGGTGCCGGGCCACACCTTCAGGAGCGCCAACGCCGCGGCGACCGAGGCGTGCACGAGCGGGATGCTGGACACGACGTAGAGGCGCTTCAGCCCCTTCGCGTTCGCGTCCACCCATGCCTTGGCAGCCGCGATCTGTGCGTCGCCCAGAACGCGGCTGCGGTTCCACATGCGGTTGCTCCGCGTGTCGAGCAGCAGGAACCCTACGCGGCCGTGAGTCCACGCGCGCAGGAAGGACGATGCGGGGTCGACGGGGCCAGCCGAGTGGCTGACCTGGAACTCCGAGTACGCCTGTCGCGCGGCGGCGAAGAACGCCTGCTGCGGACCGTGGTCGTCGTCGTCATGCGACCCCCACCCGTCGTACACGTCGTGGTCGTCCCACGTCATCGCGTTGGGCACCGAAGCCAGCACCGCCGCCACTTCGGGCGCTCCCCACGTCTTCAGGTACAGGCCGCGGTACTGGTCGGCGAGGGCCGCCACGCGCTCGGTCTGCGAGGGGGTGAGCCCGCGGTTCGTGTGGTCGTTGTCGTGCTTCATCCAGATCACATCGGCGTAGATCTGGTCGCCGCCGTGGACCACCATGTCCACGTCTCCGGCGTCGATGTGGTGCTTCAGCTTCTTCCACACCACGAACCTGCGCTCCTCGGGCGTGAAGGCGTACGTGCCGTTGCAGCTCACGAACGCCACCCGCGGCGGGCGCTTGTCCGGCAGCAAGCGAAAGCTGTGTGTTCCCGCGGCGAACATCACGGTGCTCGTGGCGAGCGCCGCCGGCGCGGGGGCCGTGTCCACGGCGTAGGTGACCACCGCGGCAGGCGGCAGCCCCGTCAGC includes these proteins:
- a CDS encoding alkaline phosphatase D family protein; this encodes MASPSTLVVGHCTSTTANIFCAVPAGTAPGMMARLHWSANGKAATLDLPLQAAGAYRVGVFKLTGLPPAAVVTYAVDTAPAPAALATSTVMFAAGTHSFRLLPDKRPPRVAFVSCNGTYAFTPEERRFVVWKKLKHHIDAGDVDMVVHGGDQIYADVIWMKHDNDHTNRGLTPSQTERVAALADQYRGLYLKTWGAPEVAAVLASVPNAMTWDDHDVYDGWGSHDDDDHGPQQAFFAAARQAYSEFQVSHSAGPVDPASSFLRAWTHGRVGFLLLDTRSNRMWNRSRVLGDAQIAAAKAWVDANAKGLKRLYVVSSIPLVHASVAAALALLKVWPGTEEIEDDLRDSWVASNNRNECQRLVKWLFGVQAANPGLQVTVLGGDVHVAALAEIRSKLPAHLGGGQVPPRIFQVTSSGIGTPPPSGITLKLMKLATGGEIELGTPDIVGRLVRINGSRDVILAQRNFVVLNLEDNDKPGEWEPRGNLRVDYFVERGDDCDLLPQILNGPG